A single region of the Streptomyces sp. NBC_00425 genome encodes:
- a CDS encoding bifunctional 3'-5' exonuclease/DNA polymerase → MADRWALAPAEDGGVELAPLGPDGLPAGPSLREPDLARAVRERPDVVRWVWRSTPEVYPRLLDAGVRVDRCYDVEDAETLLLGHEGRSGEPRSAAAALARLRGGPVPPDPPQRSAEPGAQSSLFEPRAAAGLSLADLLAVYAEQQRRHERAEHPARMRLLTASESAGMLVAAEMNRAGLPWSAQVHRTLLDDLLGERYAGGGEPRRLAELADEVSAAFGRRVRPDLPADVVKAFGQAGIRVRSTRRWEIQSLDHPAVKPLLEYKKLYRIRVAHGWSWLQDWVRDGRFRPEFLAHGTVTGRWVTNGGGALQIPKVIRRAVVADPGWRFVVADADQMEPRVLAAISRDPGLMEVAGRESDLYQSVSDRAFSGDRDQAKLAVLGAVYGQTSGDGLKNLAALRRRFPRAVEYVDEAARAGKEGRLVRTWLGRTCPPAVGAVEAEEAGIPVDDPAGPAEEDSADDRQWTPGYASTDARARGRFARNFVVQGSAADWALLLLAALRRACADMAAELVFFQHDEVIVHCPREEADTVVAAIREASDLAGRLTFGETPVRFPFTTAVVECYADAK, encoded by the coding sequence ATGGCCGACCGGTGGGCGCTCGCTCCGGCCGAGGACGGTGGCGTGGAACTCGCCCCCCTCGGTCCCGACGGCCTGCCCGCCGGCCCGTCGCTGCGCGAGCCGGACCTGGCGCGCGCAGTGCGGGAGCGGCCCGACGTCGTGCGCTGGGTCTGGCGTTCCACGCCCGAGGTCTACCCGCGCCTGCTCGACGCGGGCGTGCGGGTCGACCGGTGCTACGACGTGGAGGACGCCGAGACGCTCCTGCTCGGCCACGAGGGCCGGTCCGGCGAACCCCGATCGGCGGCCGCGGCACTGGCCCGGCTGCGCGGCGGCCCCGTCCCGCCGGACCCGCCGCAGCGCTCCGCCGAGCCCGGCGCCCAGTCCTCGCTGTTCGAACCGCGGGCCGCCGCGGGGCTGTCGCTGGCGGATCTCCTGGCCGTGTACGCGGAGCAGCAGCGCAGGCACGAGCGGGCCGAACACCCGGCGCGGATGCGGCTGCTGACGGCGTCCGAGTCGGCGGGGATGCTGGTGGCCGCCGAGATGAACCGGGCCGGGCTGCCCTGGAGCGCGCAGGTGCACCGCACGCTCCTGGACGACCTGCTCGGTGAGCGGTATGCGGGCGGCGGCGAGCCCCGCCGGCTGGCGGAACTGGCGGACGAGGTGTCGGCCGCCTTCGGGCGCCGTGTCCGCCCCGACCTGCCGGCCGACGTGGTGAAGGCCTTCGGCCAGGCCGGGATCCGGGTGCGGTCGACCAGGCGGTGGGAGATCCAGTCCCTCGACCATCCGGCCGTGAAGCCGCTGCTCGAGTACAAGAAGCTGTACCGCATCCGGGTGGCCCACGGATGGTCCTGGCTGCAGGACTGGGTGCGGGACGGGCGGTTCAGGCCGGAGTTCCTCGCGCACGGCACGGTGACCGGGCGCTGGGTCACCAACGGCGGGGGCGCCCTGCAGATCCCGAAGGTCATCCGGCGGGCGGTGGTCGCCGATCCCGGCTGGCGGTTCGTGGTCGCCGACGCCGACCAGATGGAGCCGCGCGTGCTGGCGGCGATCTCCCGCGACCCCGGTCTCATGGAGGTGGCGGGCCGGGAGAGCGACCTCTACCAGTCCGTCTCGGACCGCGCCTTCTCCGGCGACCGCGACCAGGCCAAGCTCGCCGTGCTCGGCGCGGTCTACGGGCAGACCTCCGGCGACGGCCTGAAGAACCTCGCCGCCCTGCGACGCCGCTTCCCGCGCGCGGTGGAGTACGTCGACGAGGCGGCCCGGGCCGGCAAGGAGGGCCGGCTGGTGCGGACCTGGCTCGGCCGCACGTGCCCGCCGGCCGTCGGGGCGGTCGAGGCCGAGGAAGCCGGCATCCCCGTCGACGACCCGGCGGGCCCCGCCGAGGAGGACAGCGCCGACGACCGCCAGTGGACGCCCGGTTACGCCTCCACCGACGCCCGCGCGCGCGGCCGGTTCGCCCGCAACTTCGTCGTCCAGGGCAGCGCCGCCGACTGGGCGCTGCTGCTGCTCGCCGCACTGCGGCGGGCCTGTGCGGACATGGCGGCGGAACTGGTCTTCTTCCAGCACGACGAGGTGATCGTGCACTGCCCGCGGGAGGAGGCCGACACGGTCGTCGCGGCGATCCGGGAGGCGTCCGACCTGGCCGGCCGGCTGACGTTCGGGGAGACGCCGGTGCGGTTCCCGTTCACCACGGCCGTCGTGGAGTGCTACGCCGACGCCAAGTGA
- a CDS encoding NAD(P)H-binding protein has product MILVTGATGNVGRRALEMLLAQGREVRAASRAPERATWPAGVRTVALDLADPASLATALEGVEAVFLFAAPGCGPAFVAAAEAAGVRRVVLLSSGSVDDESEEQDGPIAAYHAEIERALRGSTLEWTFLRPDVFAANTLMWAGQTKGGDVVRGAYAEATAAPIHEADIAAVAVAALTEDGHAGEIHRLTGPQSLTHADQAGIIGEVLGRPVTYQELPAETVREAMSAHVPGPVLDDILKVWADSVGRPALVTADVEKITGRAPRSYRDWVSEHAAAF; this is encoded by the coding sequence ATGATCCTCGTCACCGGAGCCACCGGGAACGTCGGCCGTCGCGCACTGGAGATGCTGCTCGCACAGGGCCGCGAGGTGCGGGCCGCGTCGCGCGCCCCGGAGCGGGCGACCTGGCCCGCCGGAGTGCGGACCGTCGCGCTCGACCTGGCCGACCCGGCCTCGCTCGCCACCGCGCTGGAGGGGGTCGAGGCGGTGTTCCTGTTCGCCGCCCCCGGCTGCGGGCCGGCCTTCGTCGCCGCCGCCGAGGCCGCCGGCGTACGCCGGGTGGTGCTGCTGTCCTCCGGCTCGGTGGACGACGAGTCCGAGGAGCAGGACGGCCCGATCGCCGCCTACCACGCGGAGATCGAGCGGGCGCTGCGCGGCTCCACCCTGGAATGGACCTTCCTGCGGCCCGACGTGTTCGCCGCCAACACACTGATGTGGGCCGGGCAGACCAAGGGCGGCGACGTGGTCCGCGGCGCCTACGCCGAGGCCACCGCCGCGCCGATCCACGAGGCCGACATCGCCGCCGTGGCCGTGGCCGCGCTCACCGAGGACGGTCACGCCGGAGAGATCCACCGGCTGACCGGCCCGCAGTCGCTGACCCACGCCGACCAGGCCGGGATCATCGGGGAGGTGCTCGGCCGCCCCGTCACCTACCAGGAGCTGCCCGCCGAGACCGTCCGCGAGGCGATGAGCGCGCACGTCCCCGGGCCGGTCCTCGACGACATCCTCAAGGTCTGGGCCGACTCGGTCGGCCGGCCCGCCCTTGTCACGGCCGACGTCGAGAAGATCACCGGCCGGGCTCCCCGCAGCTACCGCGACTGGGTGTCCGAGCACGCCGCCGCGTTCTGA
- a CDS encoding D-2-hydroxyacid dehydrogenase family protein, translated as MPFRCAVLDDFQNVATSVADWSVPGEEAEVVAFTEHFGDEDELATALADFDCVVTLRERVAFPASLLDRLPRLRLLIASGMRNSVIDFPAAKANGVTVCGTLSASTPPVELTWALLLGLARGLVQENTALREGGPWQSTVGADLHGRRLGLLGLGKIGGLVARVGLAFGMEVSAWSQNLTEERAREVGVRRAASKEELLSEADFVSVHLALGERTRGLLGAAELALLKPTAYLVNTSRAAIVDQEALLAALREGRIAGAGVDVFDVEPLPAGHPMRTAPRLLATPHLGYVSRANYEQYYGQAAENIRAYLAGAPVRVLG; from the coding sequence GTGCCCTTCCGCTGTGCCGTACTCGACGACTTCCAGAACGTCGCGACATCCGTCGCCGACTGGTCCGTGCCCGGCGAGGAGGCCGAGGTCGTCGCCTTCACCGAGCACTTCGGCGACGAGGACGAACTCGCCACGGCGCTGGCCGACTTCGACTGCGTGGTCACCCTGCGCGAACGCGTCGCCTTCCCGGCGTCGTTGCTGGACCGGCTCCCCCGGCTGCGGCTGCTGATCGCCTCCGGCATGCGCAACTCGGTGATCGACTTCCCGGCGGCGAAGGCGAACGGGGTGACGGTCTGCGGCACCCTGAGCGCGTCGACCCCGCCGGTCGAGCTGACCTGGGCGCTGCTGCTCGGTCTCGCGCGCGGGCTGGTCCAGGAGAACACCGCCCTGCGCGAGGGCGGGCCCTGGCAGTCGACGGTGGGCGCGGACCTGCACGGGCGGCGGCTCGGGCTGCTGGGACTGGGGAAGATCGGCGGCCTGGTGGCCCGGGTGGGCCTCGCCTTCGGCATGGAGGTGAGCGCCTGGAGCCAGAACCTGACGGAGGAACGGGCGCGGGAGGTCGGTGTGCGGCGGGCCGCCTCGAAGGAGGAGCTGCTGTCCGAGGCCGACTTCGTGTCGGTCCATCTCGCGCTGGGCGAGCGCACCCGGGGGCTGCTCGGCGCCGCCGAACTCGCGCTGCTCAAGCCGACGGCCTACCTGGTGAACACCTCGCGCGCGGCGATCGTCGACCAGGAGGCGTTGCTGGCGGCGCTGCGGGAAGGGCGGATCGCGGGAGCGGGGGTGGACGTCTTCGACGTCGAACCGCTCCCCGCCGGCCATCCGATGCGGACGGCTCCCCGTCTGCTGGCAACTCCCCATCTCGGGTACGTGTCCCGGGCCAACTACGAGCAGTACTACGGACAGGCGGCGGAGAACATCCGCGCATACCTGGCGGGGGCACCGGTACGGGTATTGGGCTAG
- a CDS encoding helix-turn-helix transcriptional regulator, which yields MLETSARLLRLLSLLQSRPDWPGPELAERLGVTTRTVRRDADRLRELGYPVRSLAGPGGGYQLGVGAALPPLLLDDDEAVAVTVGLRAAASGSVAGFEETSLRALAKLEQVLPSRLKHRVAAMQSAILPLTASGPAVDANLLAVLAAACRGHESVRFGYQGRTRRVEPYRLVHTGRRWYLLAFDLERDDWRTFRLDRVDAAPQSGPRFTPRPGPAEDLNAYLTDKLSSAPYRCRATILFHCPVDALAEHTSPTAGRLERYDDRSCLFHTGAATLDEIALHIALKGVDFEVLDPPELGDHLRALAARLTRAADRTPPPPAPGPGG from the coding sequence ATGCTCGAGACCTCGGCCCGATTACTGCGGCTGCTCTCCCTGCTGCAGTCCCGTCCCGACTGGCCGGGCCCGGAGCTGGCCGAGCGGCTGGGCGTGACGACGCGCACCGTCCGCCGGGACGCGGACCGGCTGCGCGAGCTGGGCTACCCGGTGCGGTCCCTGGCCGGCCCCGGCGGCGGTTACCAGCTCGGTGTCGGCGCGGCGCTGCCGCCGCTGCTGCTGGACGACGACGAGGCGGTCGCGGTGACCGTCGGACTGAGGGCCGCCGCGTCCGGCTCGGTGGCGGGCTTCGAGGAGACCTCGCTCAGGGCGCTGGCCAAGCTCGAGCAGGTGCTGCCCTCACGGCTGAAGCACCGGGTGGCGGCGATGCAGTCGGCGATCCTGCCGCTGACGGCGTCCGGCCCGGCCGTGGACGCGAACCTGCTGGCGGTGCTGGCCGCCGCCTGCCGGGGACACGAGAGCGTGCGCTTCGGCTACCAGGGCAGGACGCGCCGCGTCGAGCCGTACCGGCTGGTCCACACCGGACGCCGCTGGTATCTGCTGGCCTTCGACCTGGAGCGCGACGACTGGCGTACGTTCCGTCTCGACCGCGTCGACGCCGCCCCGCAGTCCGGGCCCCGGTTCACCCCCCGGCCCGGCCCCGCCGAGGACCTGAACGCCTACCTCACCGACAAGCTGTCCTCGGCCCCCTACCGCTGCCGGGCGACCATCCTCTTCCACTGCCCGGTGGACGCCCTCGCCGAGCACACCTCTCCCACCGCCGGCCGTCTGGAGCGGTACGACGACCGCTCCTGTCTGTTCCACACGGGCGCCGCGACCCTGGACGAGATCGCGTTGCACATCGCGCTCAAGGGCGTCGACTTCGAGGTCCTCGACCCGCCGGAACTCGGCGACCACCTCCGCGCCCTGGCCGCCCGCCTCACCCGCGCCGCCGACCGCACCCCACCACCCCCGGCGCCCGGCCCCGGCGGCTAG